In Gemmata obscuriglobus, a single genomic region encodes these proteins:
- a CDS encoding response regulator — protein sequence MLSEPFPLSALRGPTDFPLPVRLHVLVVDDNHDAADSTAELLAICGANVDVRYDGAAAVAAVQESVPEAIILDLTMPGLDGCDVARRIRQVAGPAVLLVALTALGDEYNRARTAAAGFNLHFTKPVDPSELLAVLGEHRKRIVSSPTH from the coding sequence ATGTTATCCGAGCCGTTCCCGCTGTCCGCGCTCCGCGGACCGACCGATTTCCCGCTTCCGGTGCGGTTGCACGTGCTGGTCGTGGACGACAACCACGACGCAGCCGACTCGACCGCTGAGTTGCTCGCCATTTGTGGCGCGAACGTGGACGTGCGGTACGACGGCGCGGCCGCGGTCGCCGCCGTTCAAGAGTCCGTTCCAGAAGCCATCATTCTGGACCTGACGATGCCCGGTTTGGACGGTTGCGATGTGGCTCGCCGCATTCGGCAAGTCGCCGGCCCAGCAGTGCTTTTGGTCGCGCTGACCGCGCTAGGGGATGAGTACAACCGTGCCAGGACCGCGGCAGCCGGTTTCAACCTCCACTTCACCAAGCCGGTCGATCCGTCGGAACTGCTGGCGGTGCTCGGCGAACACCGAAAGCGAATTGTCAGCAGTCCGACCCATTAG
- a CDS encoding serine/threonine-protein kinase produces MPSDSIAGFLDTAKASRVLFPEQVEHLIRQPDVPLSDLSALCSYLQERGVLSKFQADALREGRAQELTFGAYPVLDVIGPCPGGTAYRVLHPSLRTPLVLRRFEPNGFAPADTPQAVVERARAFGTLAHPNLLPLLDAGVHHDQLYAVLEQPADAAPLDALVQEVGGAMPGFLAAEYGWAVASALRVIHERGGCHGEVRPGLLLVGPLTTKVNPDGTTKRRPAPNASVKLTETGLIPVREPAAFSPPPAEVLAYLPPERLDSAERSPTGDLYGLAACLYLMLAGRSPFAAETLDELIHKVRTADPAPLHAVRPDVPADLSTFVTRMLAKQPADRPQTASEVVAGLAPFCRPGVVPVVAPAPVPMALPLSGVGAAAAPPTPSAPPAPVVVAIPLDGEPEPDAWGVDPRVFTDAHDAPDEAPRQTRRRRMTDQEKRRAKLWLVVGLCLHLSAMATAAAWLGGCFNSSQNTAPPARPAGR; encoded by the coding sequence ATGCCGTCCGATTCGATCGCCGGGTTCCTGGACACCGCGAAAGCCAGCCGGGTGCTGTTCCCCGAACAGGTGGAGCACCTCATCCGCCAGCCGGACGTCCCGCTGTCCGACCTGTCGGCGCTGTGCAGCTACCTTCAGGAGCGGGGCGTCCTCAGCAAGTTCCAGGCGGACGCGCTGCGCGAGGGGCGGGCGCAGGAACTCACGTTCGGGGCGTACCCGGTACTGGACGTGATCGGCCCGTGCCCCGGCGGCACCGCATATCGGGTGCTCCACCCGTCGCTCCGGACCCCGCTCGTGCTGCGCCGGTTCGAGCCGAACGGGTTCGCGCCCGCTGACACGCCGCAGGCGGTGGTGGAGCGGGCACGCGCGTTCGGCACCCTCGCACACCCGAACCTGCTGCCGCTGCTGGATGCCGGCGTCCACCACGACCAACTCTACGCGGTACTTGAGCAGCCCGCCGACGCGGCCCCGCTCGATGCGCTGGTGCAGGAGGTCGGCGGGGCCATGCCGGGGTTCCTGGCAGCGGAGTACGGCTGGGCAGTGGCCTCGGCCCTCCGGGTGATCCACGAGCGCGGCGGGTGCCACGGCGAGGTGCGCCCCGGGTTACTGCTCGTCGGCCCGCTGACTACCAAAGTGAACCCGGACGGCACTACGAAACGGCGCCCGGCCCCGAACGCGAGCGTCAAACTGACCGAGACCGGCCTGATACCCGTGCGCGAGCCGGCCGCCTTCAGTCCGCCCCCGGCGGAGGTGTTGGCTTACCTCCCTCCGGAGCGTCTCGACTCGGCCGAGCGGTCCCCCACCGGCGATCTCTACGGTCTTGCCGCCTGCCTGTACCTGATGCTCGCGGGGCGCTCGCCGTTCGCAGCGGAAACGCTCGATGAACTGATCCACAAAGTCCGCACGGCCGACCCCGCACCACTTCATGCCGTGCGCCCGGACGTTCCGGCGGACCTCTCTACATTTGTCACGCGGATGCTCGCAAAGCAACCGGCAGACCGCCCCCAAACCGCCTCCGAGGTGGTCGCCGGACTGGCCCCCTTCTGCCGCCCCGGGGTGGTGCCCGTGGTCGCCCCAGCACCGGTCCCGATGGCGCTCCCGCTATCGGGTGTGGGTGCCGCTGCAGCCCCGCCCACGCCTTCTGCCCCTCCCGCTCCGGTTGTTGTCGCGATTCCGCTAGACGGAGAGCCGGAACCCGATGCCTGGGGCGTGGACCCGCGCGTCTTCACAGACGCCCACGACGCCCCGGATGAGGCGCCCCGCCAGACACGGCGCCGCCGGATGACCGACCAGGAGAAGCGGCGGGCGAAGTTGTGGCTCGTCGTCGGATTGTGCCTGCACCTGTCGGCGATGGCGACGGCCGCGGCTTGGCTGGGTGGGTGCTTCAACTCCAGTCAAAACACAGCGCCGCCCGCACGGCCGGCCGGACGCTGA
- a CDS encoding TolC family protein: MEDFLRLAVEQNPRLAKANLAIDAARGRHLQAGLYPNPDVAVNWDELGDRSSPDRLGILTAPRISQTIVTGHKLTLAQAVAAREVDQATLELLGERFAVVGSVRGAFYEAFTLQQRAEILAEVVKLADDAWGIGKTLLDNKQIARLDLIQLEVERERFRAELQSARRELPGAYRRLAAVAGQNALVPEAVKATFDNLPNYDAEVVRQAVLEYHPQARSARVGVERAQAAVRRAEVEPIPNLTVSAGYVRQFENRSHDGSVGVSLPVPMWNRNQGNIRAARAELGMAIQNVGQTENELAARVATAYQAYAAARERAEAYRKELIPRAEETYQLSLTAFKGGQFEYLRVIQAQRAIAEARVEYNRSLGEAWKAAAELSGLLMEESWPAPISAPVPAPAVAPASASAPAPSKPGAGPVQMPPEVSKFP; this comes from the coding sequence TTGGAGGATTTCCTCCGGCTCGCGGTCGAGCAGAACCCGCGGCTCGCCAAAGCGAACCTGGCTATCGACGCGGCCCGCGGGCGGCACCTCCAGGCCGGACTGTACCCGAACCCCGACGTGGCGGTGAACTGGGACGAACTCGGCGACCGGTCCAGCCCCGACCGGCTCGGCATTCTCACCGCGCCGCGGATCTCGCAGACGATTGTTACGGGCCATAAGCTCACGCTCGCGCAAGCGGTCGCGGCGCGCGAGGTTGATCAGGCCACCCTCGAACTGCTCGGCGAGCGGTTCGCGGTCGTGGGCTCGGTGCGGGGGGCGTTCTACGAGGCGTTCACGCTCCAACAGCGGGCCGAGATCCTCGCGGAGGTGGTAAAACTGGCCGACGACGCGTGGGGTATCGGGAAAACGCTGCTCGACAACAAGCAGATCGCCCGGCTCGACCTGATCCAACTGGAAGTCGAGCGCGAACGGTTCCGCGCCGAACTCCAGTCGGCTCGGCGCGAACTGCCCGGGGCGTACCGGCGGCTGGCGGCCGTCGCCGGGCAGAACGCGCTGGTCCCGGAGGCCGTGAAGGCGACGTTCGACAACCTGCCGAACTATGACGCTGAAGTGGTCCGCCAGGCGGTTCTGGAGTACCACCCGCAGGCACGGTCGGCGCGGGTGGGAGTCGAGCGGGCGCAAGCGGCGGTCCGCCGGGCGGAAGTCGAGCCGATCCCGAACCTGACCGTTTCCGCGGGGTACGTGCGGCAGTTCGAGAACCGTTCGCACGACGGCTCTGTCGGCGTCAGCCTGCCTGTGCCCATGTGGAACCGGAACCAGGGGAACATTCGCGCGGCCCGCGCCGAACTGGGGATGGCGATCCAGAACGTCGGGCAGACCGAGAACGAACTGGCGGCCCGGGTCGCGACGGCGTACCAGGCGTACGCCGCCGCCCGGGAGCGCGCCGAGGCGTACCGCAAGGAACTGATCCCCCGCGCCGAAGAGACGTACCAACTGTCGCTGACCGCGTTCAAGGGCGGCCAGTTCGAATACCTGCGGGTCATTCAGGCGCAGCGGGCGATCGCCGAAGCGCGGGTGGAGTACAACCGGTCGCTCGGCGAGGCATGGAAGGCCGCTGCGGAACTGTCCGGGCTGCTGATGGAAGAATCGTGGCCCGCTCCCATTTCTGCTCCCGTTCCTGCTCCTGCTGTCGCGCCCGCTTCCGCTTCTGCTCCCGCACCGTCCAAACCCGGTGCTGGTCCGGTGCAGATGCCGCCGGAGGTCTCCAAGTTTCCGTGA
- a CDS encoding efflux RND transporter permease subunit, with translation MQFFITRPVFAMVLSVLITLAGVLALTQLPIAQYPEVVPPQVVVTAVYPGADARTLSETVAAPIEQQVNGVEGMLYMESQATNDGAMRLTITFRQGTDPDMAQVLVQNRVNVALPQLPEEVRRLGVVTKKQSTAILLVVNLVSTKEARTDDEVFQQQLAVSRHANNAVKDELARLNGVGDVAMFGNRDYAMRVWLDPDKMTDVNLVPSEVVDAIRKQNVQVAAGQIGQPPVPKGQARQLVVNTLGRLKTEAQFKDIVVKSGEAGEALVRLGDVARVELGAKSYDSSSALDNKPSVGLPVFQLPGGNAFNTARDVKAKMKALRASADWPDGIDYQIVYDPTEFVEESVREVVKTLFEAILLVFVVVLLFLQNWRAALIPMIAVPVSLVGTLAVMFVLGYSINNLTLFGMVLAIGIVVDDAIVVVEAVEFHIARGLAPLDATRKAMSEVSMAIVGVSLVLCAVFIPAAVIPGLTGQFFKQFAVTIAVSTLISAFNSLTLSPALCPILLRDHHAGKDLIDKALHYLFGWWLFRGFNWTFDRGTKLYGTAVSWLIRLTVVVLLVYAGLLAVAGRGFSMVPGGFIPQQDQGYLVVNLELPPAAAVERTDEVMKQVAAACLSTDGVAHTVEISGYSIFSSANIPNNGGIYVCLKPFGERKGRGAEAITNELNAKFAQIRGGTATAFGAPPILGLGNAGGFKMQIQDRGNIGSETLEGMTWSLATEASRDPRAGIPVAFSSFRSNNPQVFLTVDRDRVQQMGVSVSAVNDALQSYMGQVYVNDITLENRNWQVTVQADGPFRRSIDDLAKIKVRGANGEMIPIAGLLNTAPYQGPSKVNRYQMYPSADLNGITIPTLISSGQAMEKMEALAKRDLPPGLKFEWTEMAYQQKEASNTRVEIPGVYEFRGDTTLLVFGLSVVIAFLVLAALYESWLLPLAIVLIVPMCLLCAVIGLIVTHLDLNVFSQIGLVVLVGLATKNAILIVEYAKQKREAGMPRFEAAVEAATQRLRPILMTSFAFILGVVPLLIGEGAGSEMRKALGTVVFSGMLGVTVFGIFFTPVFYAVIERFRGEPHPAAPAAPEGHANH, from the coding sequence ATGCAGTTCTTCATCACGCGCCCGGTCTTCGCGATGGTGCTGTCGGTGCTCATCACACTGGCCGGCGTCCTCGCGCTCACGCAACTGCCGATCGCGCAGTACCCCGAAGTGGTTCCGCCGCAGGTGGTGGTCACGGCGGTGTACCCGGGGGCCGACGCGCGGACGCTGTCCGAAACGGTCGCGGCCCCGATCGAGCAGCAGGTGAACGGCGTCGAGGGGATGCTGTACATGGAGTCGCAGGCCACCAACGACGGGGCCATGCGGCTGACCATCACGTTCCGCCAGGGCACCGACCCGGACATGGCGCAGGTGCTGGTGCAGAACCGGGTCAACGTCGCGCTCCCGCAACTGCCCGAGGAAGTGCGCCGGCTCGGCGTGGTCACCAAGAAGCAGTCCACGGCGATCCTGCTCGTGGTGAACCTCGTGTCCACGAAAGAGGCCCGGACCGACGACGAGGTTTTCCAGCAGCAGCTCGCGGTCAGCCGGCACGCCAACAACGCGGTGAAGGACGAACTGGCCCGGCTCAATGGGGTCGGCGACGTGGCTATGTTCGGCAACCGCGATTACGCCATGCGCGTGTGGCTCGACCCGGACAAGATGACCGACGTGAACCTCGTGCCCTCTGAGGTCGTGGACGCGATCCGCAAGCAGAACGTGCAGGTCGCGGCCGGGCAGATCGGCCAGCCGCCGGTGCCGAAGGGGCAGGCCCGTCAGCTCGTGGTCAACACCCTCGGCCGGCTCAAAACGGAGGCGCAGTTCAAGGACATCGTGGTGAAGTCGGGCGAGGCGGGCGAGGCGCTCGTTCGGCTGGGGGACGTGGCCCGGGTCGAACTCGGCGCCAAGAGCTACGACTCCTCCAGCGCGCTCGACAACAAGCCGTCGGTCGGGCTGCCGGTGTTCCAGTTGCCCGGCGGCAACGCGTTCAACACGGCCCGCGACGTGAAGGCCAAAATGAAGGCCCTCCGGGCGTCCGCGGACTGGCCGGACGGGATCGACTATCAGATCGTGTACGACCCCACCGAGTTCGTCGAGGAGAGCGTCCGCGAGGTGGTGAAGACGCTGTTCGAGGCCATCCTACTGGTGTTCGTCGTGGTTCTGCTGTTCCTCCAAAACTGGCGCGCGGCGCTGATCCCGATGATCGCGGTGCCCGTGTCGCTGGTCGGCACGCTGGCGGTCATGTTCGTCCTCGGGTACTCGATCAACAACCTCACCCTGTTCGGGATGGTGCTCGCGATCGGCATCGTGGTGGACGACGCCATCGTGGTGGTGGAGGCGGTCGAGTTCCACATCGCCCGCGGGCTCGCGCCCCTCGACGCGACCCGCAAGGCGATGTCCGAGGTGTCGATGGCGATCGTCGGGGTGTCGCTGGTGCTGTGCGCCGTGTTTATCCCGGCGGCGGTGATTCCGGGGCTCACCGGCCAGTTCTTCAAACAGTTCGCCGTGACGATCGCGGTCAGCACCCTGATCTCGGCGTTCAACTCGCTGACGCTGAGCCCCGCGCTGTGCCCGATCCTGCTCCGCGACCACCACGCCGGCAAGGACCTGATCGACAAGGCGCTCCACTACCTGTTCGGGTGGTGGCTGTTCCGGGGTTTCAACTGGACGTTCGACCGCGGCACGAAGCTCTACGGCACCGCCGTCTCGTGGCTCATCCGGCTCACGGTCGTTGTGCTGCTGGTGTACGCGGGCCTATTGGCGGTGGCGGGCAGGGGCTTCTCGATGGTCCCGGGTGGGTTCATCCCGCAGCAGGACCAGGGCTACCTCGTGGTGAACCTGGAACTGCCGCCGGCCGCGGCGGTCGAGCGGACCGATGAGGTGATGAAGCAGGTCGCCGCCGCGTGCCTCTCAACGGACGGGGTGGCCCACACGGTGGAGATCAGCGGGTACTCGATTTTCTCCAGCGCGAACATCCCGAACAACGGCGGCATCTACGTGTGCCTCAAGCCGTTCGGGGAGCGCAAGGGCCGCGGGGCGGAGGCGATCACCAACGAGCTGAACGCCAAGTTCGCCCAGATCCGCGGCGGCACCGCGACCGCGTTCGGCGCGCCCCCGATCCTCGGGCTGGGGAACGCCGGCGGGTTCAAGATGCAGATCCAGGACCGCGGCAACATCGGGTCGGAGACGCTCGAAGGGATGACGTGGTCGCTGGCGACCGAGGCGAGCCGCGACCCGCGGGCCGGCATCCCGGTGGCGTTCAGCTCGTTCCGCTCGAACAACCCGCAAGTGTTCCTCACCGTGGACCGGGACCGCGTGCAGCAGATGGGGGTATCTGTCAGTGCGGTCAACGACGCCCTCCAGTCGTACATGGGGCAGGTGTACGTCAACGACATCACCCTCGAAAACCGGAACTGGCAGGTGACGGTTCAGGCGGACGGGCCGTTCCGGCGCTCGATCGACGACCTTGCCAAGATCAAGGTGCGCGGCGCGAACGGCGAAATGATCCCCATCGCCGGGTTGCTGAACACCGCTCCGTATCAGGGGCCGAGCAAGGTGAACCGGTACCAGATGTACCCGTCCGCCGACCTCAACGGGATCACCATTCCGACGCTGATCTCGTCCGGACAGGCCATGGAGAAGATGGAAGCGCTCGCGAAGCGCGACCTGCCGCCCGGTCTGAAATTCGAGTGGACCGAAATGGCGTATCAGCAAAAGGAAGCGTCGAACACGCGGGTCGAGATCCCCGGGGTGTACGAGTTCCGCGGGGACACGACGCTGCTCGTGTTCGGGCTGAGCGTGGTGATCGCGTTCCTCGTGCTCGCGGCGCTCTACGAGAGCTGGTTGTTGCCGCTGGCGATCGTGCTGATCGTGCCCATGTGCTTACTCTGTGCGGTGATCGGGCTGATCGTTACCCACCTGGACCTGAACGTGTTCAGCCAGATCGGGCTGGTGGTGCTGGTCGGGCTGGCGACCAAGAACGCGATCCTAATTGTGGAGTACGCGAAGCAGAAGCGCGAGGCCGGGATGCCGCGGTTCGAGGCCGCGGTGGAGGCCGCGACCCAGCGGCTGCGGCCCATCCTGATGACCAGCTTCGCGTTCATCCTCGGTGTCGTTCCGCTGCTGATCGGGGAAGGGGCCGGCTCCGAGATGCGGAAGGCGCTGGGCACGGTCGTGTTCAGCGGGATGCTCGGGGTCACCGTGTTCGGCATCTTCTTCACGCCGGTGTTCTACGCGGTCATCGAGCGGTTCCGCGGTGAGCCGCACCCGGCGGCACCGGCGGCACCGGAAGGTCACGCCAACCATTAA
- a CDS encoding efflux RND transporter periplasmic adaptor subunit yields MRLVRATLVLALGSAVTALAGCGKGAAPLPEPEPPTVAVLKPAQKSYGPTKEFTGRLVTKDPVTVIPQVGGKILKREFTDDGPLVQKGQKLFTIDPVLFKADVEKARSDVAKAKADIANWTAQIDRDRAEYDRTKQQIDKGVGFRSDLDKAAASVKVSEAQLEVSKATLDASNSSLTKAQENLSYCTVTAPTTGRLRKALVAEGALVDAYKTQLVTISPVDPIDAVWEVDELTSIWYRDQILAGAIKDPRNPATPLTCTIKLKGDKGFDTKDPTRNSTVNYVDPEIVRGTATRTISATFTNKSVGGITYLSGGDSVRVRVAAGSPRQVLAVPEGVVFTQQRKQYVYVVADGKAALREIELGDTFDGQVEVRAGLATSDTVIADNLLRVRPGIPVTVKP; encoded by the coding sequence ATGCGCCTTGTGCGTGCGACGCTGGTGTTGGCCCTCGGGTCGGCCGTCACGGCACTGGCGGGGTGCGGTAAGGGCGCTGCGCCCCTCCCGGAGCCGGAGCCGCCGACGGTGGCCGTCCTTAAGCCGGCACAAAAGTCGTACGGCCCGACCAAAGAGTTCACCGGGCGGCTCGTCACCAAAGACCCCGTCACCGTCATACCCCAGGTGGGCGGGAAGATCCTCAAACGCGAGTTCACGGACGACGGCCCGCTGGTCCAGAAGGGCCAGAAGCTGTTCACCATCGACCCCGTCCTGTTCAAGGCGGACGTCGAGAAGGCCCGGTCGGACGTCGCGAAGGCCAAGGCCGACATCGCCAACTGGACGGCGCAGATCGACCGCGACCGGGCCGAATACGACCGCACCAAACAGCAGATCGATAAGGGCGTCGGGTTCAGATCCGACCTCGACAAAGCGGCGGCGAGCGTCAAGGTGTCCGAGGCTCAGCTTGAGGTCTCCAAGGCCACCCTGGACGCGAGCAACTCGTCCCTGACGAAGGCCCAAGAGAACCTCAGCTACTGCACCGTCACCGCGCCGACAACCGGACGCCTCCGCAAGGCGCTCGTGGCCGAAGGCGCGCTCGTGGACGCGTACAAGACCCAACTGGTCACGATCTCGCCGGTCGACCCGATCGACGCCGTGTGGGAGGTGGACGAACTCACGTCCATCTGGTACCGGGACCAGATCCTGGCCGGCGCGATCAAGGACCCTCGGAACCCGGCGACCCCGCTCACCTGCACCATCAAACTCAAGGGCGACAAGGGGTTCGACACAAAGGACCCGACCCGCAACAGCACCGTTAACTACGTGGACCCGGAAATCGTCCGCGGCACCGCCACACGCACCATCAGCGCCACCTTCACGAATAAATCGGTGGGCGGGATCACGTACCTCTCCGGGGGCGACTCGGTGCGCGTCCGCGTGGCTGCCGGCTCACCGCGGCAGGTGCTCGCGGTTCCGGAGGGGGTGGTCTTCACCCAACAGCGCAAGCAGTACGTCTACGTCGTCGCCGACGGCAAGGCGGCGCTGCGTGAGATCGAACTCGGCGACACGTTCGATGGTCAGGTGGAGGTCCGAGCCGGGCTCGCCACCAGCGATACGGTGATCGCCGACAACTTGCTCCGGGTGCGACCGGGCATCCCCGTGACCGTGAAACCGTGA
- a CDS encoding sugar phosphate isomerase/epimerase family protein translates to MTPCISQVTTLPGSFADDVAAYPASGCRALEVWLTKLEQHLEAVSPEDTLLALNDRGLKLVAAAYQGGLLLSQGEQRKAHFEHFKRRLALCERFAIPTLLLVADFARAPEASDLARAVVSLAQAAQWAAGFGVKVALEFRGTDAFCAALDTAVTLVEQCGEPNAGICLDVFHFYKGSSKTEDLERLTPANLFHVQVCDVAGVPRELMTDSDRVLPGEGDFRLEPVIRRLNEIGYAGPVSLELMNPILWSLKATQVTELGMAALGRLLEPAANGLNV, encoded by the coding sequence ATGACGCCGTGCATCTCTCAGGTAACGACGCTCCCCGGTTCCTTCGCGGACGACGTAGCGGCCTACCCCGCCAGCGGTTGCCGGGCGCTGGAAGTGTGGCTCACCAAACTCGAGCAGCACCTCGAAGCGGTGTCGCCGGAAGACACCCTCCTGGCGCTTAACGACCGCGGACTCAAGTTGGTCGCCGCGGCGTACCAGGGCGGGCTGTTGCTCTCGCAGGGCGAGCAGCGCAAGGCCCACTTCGAGCACTTTAAGCGGCGGCTCGCGCTCTGCGAGCGGTTCGCGATCCCGACATTGCTGCTCGTTGCGGATTTCGCACGGGCGCCCGAGGCGTCTGACCTGGCCCGTGCGGTGGTGTCGCTGGCGCAGGCGGCGCAGTGGGCCGCCGGTTTTGGAGTCAAGGTCGCGCTGGAGTTCCGCGGCACGGACGCGTTCTGCGCGGCGCTCGACACGGCCGTCACCTTGGTGGAGCAGTGCGGCGAACCGAACGCCGGCATCTGCCTTGATGTCTTCCACTTCTACAAGGGATCGAGCAAAACCGAAGACCTGGAGCGACTGACCCCAGCAAACCTGTTCCACGTTCAGGTGTGCGACGTGGCCGGTGTGCCGCGCGAGCTGATGACCGACTCGGACCGCGTCCTGCCCGGAGAGGGGGACTTTCGACTGGAACCTGTGATCCGGCGGTTGAACGAAATCGGGTATGCGGGGCCGGTGTCGCTCGAGCTGATGAACCCTATTCTTTGGTCTCTGAAGGCGACACAAGTCACCGAGCTCGGCATGGCTGCGCTCGGCCGGCTACTTGAGCCGGCTGCGAACGGATTGAATGTCTAA